A window of the Archocentrus centrarchus isolate MPI-CPG fArcCen1 chromosome 17, fArcCen1, whole genome shotgun sequence genome harbors these coding sequences:
- the LOC115795487 gene encoding transferrin receptor protein 1-like isoform X2, giving the protein MQHSHMDTGYLIGYLVHRNKDLAPTCAPTALSFEDTVVAHETGAAPLMDWDDVKKLLAQKLTAPSLDTALSDFTSSSHQAGSPGDENLGNKVLKKFKEYGMNTWTEEHFVKVQDPPASGYNRIVFKNGSEERLRGFLSYSAQGTATGAVLYARYGQENDFRQLKNMNINMNGRVMLVRAGRISFAEKVANAAKMNASAVLIYPDPTDYSIGEDTPLYGHVHMGSGDPYTPGFPSFNHTQFPPVQSSGLPNILAQTITAGRATNILRQLKGRSQPDDWEGMNRLGDESDVITVEVNNVFTEKKINNVFGVIKGFVDADRYVVIGAQRDAWGPGFAASTVGTSVLVELARSISDMVKNDGFKPRRSIVFASWSAGEYGSVGATEWLEGYLSSLSMKAFTYINLDGIVTGRNGFKVAASPLLHNLIQNTLNEVMYNKDKSLFSQFGKGNWESNIMEPLRLDSAAYPFLAFSGIPSVAFRFHSGYSDYSYFGTMLDTRENLNSVTASQVPQLAVKAGQFAGHIALRLVHDHLLQMDLKKYDQLIRRHVVKINTKVKAVQRMQPQLLPKALTVQWLIMASGSYSRASRGLAADIQNSDLEDIEMCRMINDRIMTVERNFLSPYISPRDSPFRHILLGSGPHTLEALSSHLDALKTDDPGADAELFRNQFALATWTIQTCANSLAGDIWSLDNEI; this is encoded by the exons ATGCAGCACTCACACATGGATACAG GCTACTTGATTGGCTACCTGGTTCATCGCAATAAGGATTTGGCTCCCACCTGTGCACCCACTGCTCTCAGTTTTGAAGACACAGTTGTTGCCCATGAGACCGGTGCTGCTCCCCTCATGGACTGGGATGATGTGAAAAAGCTCCTTGCTCAAAAACTGACTGCACCCAGTTTGGACACTGCCCTCAG TGACTTTACCAGCAGCAGCCACCAGGCTGGTTCTCCTGGTGATGAAAATCTGGGAAACAAGGTGCTTAAGAAGTTTAAGGAGTACGGCATGAATACCTGGACTGAGGAGCACTTTGTCAAGGTTCAGGACCCCCCAGCTTCTGGATACAACAGAATAGTTTTCAAGAACGGGTCAGAGGAGCGTCTGAGGGGATTCTTGTCCTACAGTGCCCAAGGAACTGCAACG GGTGCAGTGCTGTATGCCCGTTATGGGCAGGAAAATGATTTCAGACAGCTGAagaacatgaacatcaacatgAATGGCAGAGTCATGCTGGTCAGAGCTGGAAGGATCAGCTTTGCTGAGAAG GTGGCCAATGCAGCCAAAATGAACGCCTCTGCTGTGCTGATCTACCCAGACCCCACTGATTACTCCATCGGAGAGGACACTCCACTTTATGGTCAT GTCCACATGGGTTCTGGGGATCCCTACACCCCAGGCTTCCCCTCCTTCAACCACACCCAGTTTCCACCTGTACAGTCTTCAGGCCTGCCAAATATTTTGGCTCAGACTATCACAGCAGGCAGGGCAACCAATATTCTGAG GCAGCTCAAGGGTAGATCTCAGCCAGATGATTGGGAGGGCATGAACAGACTCGGAGACGAGAGCGACGTTATTACCGTGGAAGTCAACAACGTTTTTACTgagaaaaagataaataacGTCTTTGGAGTCATTAAAGGCTTTGTGGATGCAG ATCGATACGTGGTCATTGGTGCCCAGAGGGATGCGTGGGGCCCGGGTTTTGCAGCATCCACCGTCGGCACCAGCGTGCTTGTTGAGTTGGCACGTTCCATCTCTGACATGGTGAAGAACG ATGGATTCAAGCCGAGGAGGAGCATCGTGTTTGCGAGCTGGAGTGCTGGAGAATATGGAAGTGTTGGTGCCACCGAGTGGTTGGAG GGTTATTTGTCCTCTCTGAGCATGAAAGCCTTCACCTACATCAACCTGGATGGCATTGTGACAG GTCGGAACGGATTTAAAGTGGCAGCCAGTCCGTTGCTGCACAACCTGATCCAAAATACTCTGAACGAG GTGATGTATAACAAGGACAAGTCTCTTTTTTCTCAATTTGGAAAGGGTAACTGGGAGTCTAACAT CATGGAGCCTCTGAGGTTGGACAGTGCTGCGTATCCTTTCCTCGCCTTTTCCGGCATTCCCTCAGTCGCTTTCAGATTCCACTCTGGTTATTCA GACTACTCGTACTTTGGCACAATGCTGGATACCCGAGAGAACCTGAACTCTGTCACAGCCAGCCAGGTTCCTCAGCTGGCTGTGAAAGCAGGCCAGTTTGCAGGTCACATAGCGCTGAGGCTGGTCCATGACCATCTGCTGCAGATGGACCTGAAGAAGTACGACCAGCTCATACGTCGTCACGTGGTAAAGATTAATACGAAGGTCAAGGCTGTTCAGAGG ATGCAGCCCCAGCTGTTGCCCAAGGCCCTGACAGTGCAGTGGCTGATCATGGCCTCTGGCTCCTACAGCCGTGCCTCTCGAGGGCTGGCAGCCGACATTCAGAACAGCGACCTGGAGGACATCGAGATGTGTCGCATGATCAATGATCGCATCATGACA GTGGAAAGGAACTTCCTGTCACCCTACATTTCTCCCAGAGACAGTCCCTTCCGTCACATCCTGCTGGGCTCCGGCCCCCACACCCTCGAAGCTCTGTCCAGCCACCTCGACGCTCTGAAGACTGACGACCCCGGGGCAGACGCCGAGCTGTTCCGCAACCAGTTTGCCCTGGCGACCTGGACCATTCAGACCTGTGCTAACTCACTAGCAGGGGACATCTGGTCGCTGGATAATGAAATCTAG
- the LOC115795487 gene encoding transferrin receptor protein 1-like isoform X1 has protein sequence MEGDSSQVEMILSSDVNEEAGENSHGDHLYIDSIRKPYVAKKYGCTPKSLCFMAGAMLFIFIIGYLIGYLVHRNKDLAPTCAPTALSFEDTVVAHETGAAPLMDWDDVKKLLAQKLTAPSLDTALSDFTSSSHQAGSPGDENLGNKVLKKFKEYGMNTWTEEHFVKVQDPPASGYNRIVFKNGSEERLRGFLSYSAQGTATGAVLYARYGQENDFRQLKNMNINMNGRVMLVRAGRISFAEKVANAAKMNASAVLIYPDPTDYSIGEDTPLYGHVHMGSGDPYTPGFPSFNHTQFPPVQSSGLPNILAQTITAGRATNILRQLKGRSQPDDWEGMNRLGDESDVITVEVNNVFTEKKINNVFGVIKGFVDADRYVVIGAQRDAWGPGFAASTVGTSVLVELARSISDMVKNDGFKPRRSIVFASWSAGEYGSVGATEWLEGYLSSLSMKAFTYINLDGIVTGRNGFKVAASPLLHNLIQNTLNEVMYNKDKSLFSQFGKGNWESNIMEPLRLDSAAYPFLAFSGIPSVAFRFHSGYSDYSYFGTMLDTRENLNSVTASQVPQLAVKAGQFAGHIALRLVHDHLLQMDLKKYDQLIRRHVVKINTKVKAVQRMQPQLLPKALTVQWLIMASGSYSRASRGLAADIQNSDLEDIEMCRMINDRIMTVERNFLSPYISPRDSPFRHILLGSGPHTLEALSSHLDALKTDDPGADAELFRNQFALATWTIQTCANSLAGDIWSLDNEI, from the exons ATGGAAGGTGACAGCAGCCAAGTGGAGATGATACTGTCATCTGACGTAAATGAGGAGGCTGGGGAAAACAGCCACGGAGACCACTTATATATCGACTCAATCCGCAAACCATACGTGGCTAAAAAGTATGGATGTACACCCAAGAGCCTCTGCTTCATGGCAGGTGCTATGttgttcatcttcatcatcg GCTACTTGATTGGCTACCTGGTTCATCGCAATAAGGATTTGGCTCCCACCTGTGCACCCACTGCTCTCAGTTTTGAAGACACAGTTGTTGCCCATGAGACCGGTGCTGCTCCCCTCATGGACTGGGATGATGTGAAAAAGCTCCTTGCTCAAAAACTGACTGCACCCAGTTTGGACACTGCCCTCAG TGACTTTACCAGCAGCAGCCACCAGGCTGGTTCTCCTGGTGATGAAAATCTGGGAAACAAGGTGCTTAAGAAGTTTAAGGAGTACGGCATGAATACCTGGACTGAGGAGCACTTTGTCAAGGTTCAGGACCCCCCAGCTTCTGGATACAACAGAATAGTTTTCAAGAACGGGTCAGAGGAGCGTCTGAGGGGATTCTTGTCCTACAGTGCCCAAGGAACTGCAACG GGTGCAGTGCTGTATGCCCGTTATGGGCAGGAAAATGATTTCAGACAGCTGAagaacatgaacatcaacatgAATGGCAGAGTCATGCTGGTCAGAGCTGGAAGGATCAGCTTTGCTGAGAAG GTGGCCAATGCAGCCAAAATGAACGCCTCTGCTGTGCTGATCTACCCAGACCCCACTGATTACTCCATCGGAGAGGACACTCCACTTTATGGTCAT GTCCACATGGGTTCTGGGGATCCCTACACCCCAGGCTTCCCCTCCTTCAACCACACCCAGTTTCCACCTGTACAGTCTTCAGGCCTGCCAAATATTTTGGCTCAGACTATCACAGCAGGCAGGGCAACCAATATTCTGAG GCAGCTCAAGGGTAGATCTCAGCCAGATGATTGGGAGGGCATGAACAGACTCGGAGACGAGAGCGACGTTATTACCGTGGAAGTCAACAACGTTTTTACTgagaaaaagataaataacGTCTTTGGAGTCATTAAAGGCTTTGTGGATGCAG ATCGATACGTGGTCATTGGTGCCCAGAGGGATGCGTGGGGCCCGGGTTTTGCAGCATCCACCGTCGGCACCAGCGTGCTTGTTGAGTTGGCACGTTCCATCTCTGACATGGTGAAGAACG ATGGATTCAAGCCGAGGAGGAGCATCGTGTTTGCGAGCTGGAGTGCTGGAGAATATGGAAGTGTTGGTGCCACCGAGTGGTTGGAG GGTTATTTGTCCTCTCTGAGCATGAAAGCCTTCACCTACATCAACCTGGATGGCATTGTGACAG GTCGGAACGGATTTAAAGTGGCAGCCAGTCCGTTGCTGCACAACCTGATCCAAAATACTCTGAACGAG GTGATGTATAACAAGGACAAGTCTCTTTTTTCTCAATTTGGAAAGGGTAACTGGGAGTCTAACAT CATGGAGCCTCTGAGGTTGGACAGTGCTGCGTATCCTTTCCTCGCCTTTTCCGGCATTCCCTCAGTCGCTTTCAGATTCCACTCTGGTTATTCA GACTACTCGTACTTTGGCACAATGCTGGATACCCGAGAGAACCTGAACTCTGTCACAGCCAGCCAGGTTCCTCAGCTGGCTGTGAAAGCAGGCCAGTTTGCAGGTCACATAGCGCTGAGGCTGGTCCATGACCATCTGCTGCAGATGGACCTGAAGAAGTACGACCAGCTCATACGTCGTCACGTGGTAAAGATTAATACGAAGGTCAAGGCTGTTCAGAGG ATGCAGCCCCAGCTGTTGCCCAAGGCCCTGACAGTGCAGTGGCTGATCATGGCCTCTGGCTCCTACAGCCGTGCCTCTCGAGGGCTGGCAGCCGACATTCAGAACAGCGACCTGGAGGACATCGAGATGTGTCGCATGATCAATGATCGCATCATGACA GTGGAAAGGAACTTCCTGTCACCCTACATTTCTCCCAGAGACAGTCCCTTCCGTCACATCCTGCTGGGCTCCGGCCCCCACACCCTCGAAGCTCTGTCCAGCCACCTCGACGCTCTGAAGACTGACGACCCCGGGGCAGACGCCGAGCTGTTCCGCAACCAGTTTGCCCTGGCGACCTGGACCATTCAGACCTGTGCTAACTCACTAGCAGGGGACATCTGGTCGCTGGATAATGAAATCTAG
- the LOC115795483 gene encoding transferrin receptor protein 1-like isoform X1 — translation MDQARSTISQIFNSEPHSYTRFNLPQSMEGDNSQVEMILSSDMNEEDGENGDGDHLNHSSNRKPYVAQNFECTTKNLCFMAATIVFTFAIGYSIGYLVHQKKACICAPSVLPSEVEDIHNTGEAPVMVWDDVKRLLGHKLNASSLETVLSEFTSSSHQAGSPGDEDLGNKVLKKFKEYGMNTWTNEHFVKVQDPPASGYNRIVFKNGSEERPRGFLSYSANGTVTGAVLYARYGQENDFRQLKNMSINMNGRVMLVRAGRISFAEKVANAAKMNASAVLIYPDPTDYSIGEDTPLFGHVHMGSGDPYTPGFPSFNQTQFPSVQSSGLPNILAQTITTGPSQCYCVSASNRQLKGSSLPNGWEDTNRLGDESDVITVEVNNVLTEKRINNVFGVIKGFVDADQYVVIGAQRDAWGPGFAASTVGTSVLVELARSISDMVKNDGFKPRRSIVFASWSAGEYGSVGATEWLEGYLSSLSMKAFTYIDLDGIVTARNGFKVAASPLLNNLIQNTLNEVMYDKDKSLYSQFEKGNWESSIMEPLRLDSAAYPFLAFSGIPSVAFRFHSGYSDYSYFGTMLDTRENLNSVTASQVPQLAVKAGQFAGHIALRLVHDHLLQMDLKKYDQLIRSHVVKINTKVKAVQRMQPQLLPKVLTAQWLIMASGSYSLASRGLAADIQNSDLEDIEMCRMINDRIMAMERNFLSPYISPRDSPFRHIVLGSGPHTLKALSSHLDALKTNDPEAKAELFHSQFALATWTIQSCANSLAGDIWSLDQEI, via the exons ATGGACCAAGCAAGGTCAACGATATCCCAAATT tttaACAGTGAGCCGCACTCCTACACACGATTCAACTTGCCACAGAGCATGGAAGGAGACAACAGCCAGGTGGAGATGATACTGTCATCTGACATGAATGAGGAGGATGGGGAAAATGGAGATGGAGACCACCTCAATCACAGCTCAAACCGTAAACCGTATGTGGCTCAAAATTTTGAATGCACAACCAAGAACCTCTGCTTCATGGCAGCTACTATCGTCTTCACATTTGCCATCG GCTACTCGATCGGCTACCTGGTTCATCAGAAGAAGGCTTGCATCTGTGCACCCTCTGTTCTCCCTTCTGAAGTTGAGGATATCCATAACACCGGTGAAGCCCCTGTCATGGTCTGGGATGATGTGAAAAGGCTTCTTGGTCATAAACTAAATGCATCCAGTCTAGAGACTGTACTGAG TGAGTTTACCAGCAGCAGCCACCAGGCTGGTTCTCCTGGTGATGAAGATCTGGGAAACAAGGTGCTCAAGAAGTTTAAGGAGTACGGCATGAATACCTGGACTAATGAGCACTTTGTCAAGGTTCAGGATCCCCCAGCTTCTGGATACAACAGAATAGTTTTCAAGAACGGCTCAGAGGAGCGTCCGAGGGGATTCTTGTCCTACAGTGCCAATGGAACTGTAACG GGTGCAGTGCTGTATGCCCGTTATGGGCAGGAAAATGACTTCAGACAGCTGAAGAACATGAGCATCAACATGAATGGCAGAGTCATGCTGGTCAGAGCTGGAAGGATCAGCTTTGCTGAGAAG GTGGCCAATGCAGCCAAAATGAACGCCTCTGCCGTGCTGATCTACCCAGACCCCACTGATTACTCCATTGGAGAGGACACTCCACTCTTTGGACAT GTCCACATGGGTTCTGGGGATCCATACACCCCAGGCTTCCCCTCTTTCAACCAAACTCAGTTTCCATCTGTACAGTCTTCAGGCCTGCCAAATATCTTGGCTCAGACTATCACAACAG GACCATCACAGTGTTACTGTGTGTCTGCATCCAACAGGCAGCTCAAGGGTAGCTCTCTGCCAAATGGTTGGGAGGACACCAACAGACTCGGAGACGAGAGCGACGTTATTACCGTGGAAGTCAACAACGTTCTTACtgagaaaagaataaataatgtCTTTGGAGTCATTAAAGGCTTTGTGGATGCAG ATCAATACGTGGTCATTGGTGCCCAGAGGGATGCGTGGGGCCCGGGTTTTGCAGCATCCACCGTCGGCACCAGCGTGCTTGTTGAGTTGGCACGTTCCATCTCTGACATGGTGAAGAACG ATGGATTCAAGCCGAGGAGGAGCATCGTGTTTGCGAGCTGGAGTGCTGGAGAATATGGAAGTGTTGGTGCCACCGAGTGGTTGGAG GGTTATTTGTCCTCTCTGAGCATGAAAGCCTTCACCTACATCGACCTGGATGGCATTGTGACAG ctcgGAACGGATTTAAAGTGGCAGCCAGTCCTTTGCTGAACAACCTGATCCAAAATACTCTGAACGAG GTGATGTACGACAAGGACAAGTCTCTTTATTCTCAATTTGAAAAGGGTAACTGGGAGTCTAGCAT CATGGAGCCTCTGAGGTTGGACAGTGCTGCGTATCCTTTCCTCGCCTTTTCCGGCATTCCCTCAGTCGCTTTCAGATTCCACTCTGGTTATTCA GACTACTCGTACTTTGGCACAATGCTGGATACCCGAGAGAACCTGAACTCTGTCACAGCCAGCCAGGTTCCTCAGCTGGCTGTGAAAGCAGGCCAGTTTGCAGGTCACATAGCGCTGAGGCTGGTCCATGACCATCTGCTGCAGATGGACCTGAAGAAGTACGACCAGCTCATACGTAGTCACGTGGTAAAGATTAATACGAAGGTCAAGGCTGTTCAGAGG ATGCAGCCCCAGCTGTTGCCCAAGGTCCTGACAGCGCAGTGGCTGATCATGGCCTCTGGCTCCTACAGCCTTGCCTCTAGAGGGCTGGCAGCCGACATCCAGAACAGCGACCTGGAGGACATCGAGATGTGTCGCATGATCAATGATCGCATCATGGCA ATGGAAAGGAACTTCCTGTCACCCTACATTTCACCCAGAGACAGTCCCTTCCGTCACATCGTGCTGGGCTCCGGCCCCCACACCCTCAAAGCTTTGTCCAGCCACCTCGATGCTCTGAAGACCAATGACCCCGAGGCCAAGGCCGAGCTGTTCCACAGTCAGTTTGCCCTGGCGACCTGGACCATTCAGAGCTGTGCCAACTCACTAGCAGGGGACATCTGGTCGCTGGATCAGGAAATCTAG
- the LOC115795483 gene encoding transferrin receptor protein 1-like isoform X2 gives MDQARSTISQIFNSEPHSYTRFNLPQSMEGDNSQVEMILSSDMNEEDGENGDGDHLNHSSNRKPYVAQNFECTTKNLCFMAATIVFTFAIGYSIGYLVHQKKACICAPSVLPSEVEDIHNTGEAPVMVWDDVKRLLGHKLNASSLETVLSEFTSSSHQAGSPGDEDLGNKVLKKFKEYGMNTWTNEHFVKVQDPPASGYNRIVFKNGSEERPRGFLSYSANGTVTGAVLYARYGQENDFRQLKNMSINMNGRVMLVRAGRISFAEKVANAAKMNASAVLIYPDPTDYSIGEDTPLFGHVHMGSGDPYTPGFPSFNQTQFPSVQSSGLPNILAQTITTGMGTKILRQLKGSSLPNGWEDTNRLGDESDVITVEVNNVLTEKRINNVFGVIKGFVDADQYVVIGAQRDAWGPGFAASTVGTSVLVELARSISDMVKNDGFKPRRSIVFASWSAGEYGSVGATEWLEGYLSSLSMKAFTYIDLDGIVTARNGFKVAASPLLNNLIQNTLNEVMYDKDKSLYSQFEKGNWESSIMEPLRLDSAAYPFLAFSGIPSVAFRFHSGYSDYSYFGTMLDTRENLNSVTASQVPQLAVKAGQFAGHIALRLVHDHLLQMDLKKYDQLIRSHVVKINTKVKAVQRMQPQLLPKVLTAQWLIMASGSYSLASRGLAADIQNSDLEDIEMCRMINDRIMAMERNFLSPYISPRDSPFRHIVLGSGPHTLKALSSHLDALKTNDPEAKAELFHSQFALATWTIQSCANSLAGDIWSLDQEI, from the exons ATGGACCAAGCAAGGTCAACGATATCCCAAATT tttaACAGTGAGCCGCACTCCTACACACGATTCAACTTGCCACAGAGCATGGAAGGAGACAACAGCCAGGTGGAGATGATACTGTCATCTGACATGAATGAGGAGGATGGGGAAAATGGAGATGGAGACCACCTCAATCACAGCTCAAACCGTAAACCGTATGTGGCTCAAAATTTTGAATGCACAACCAAGAACCTCTGCTTCATGGCAGCTACTATCGTCTTCACATTTGCCATCG GCTACTCGATCGGCTACCTGGTTCATCAGAAGAAGGCTTGCATCTGTGCACCCTCTGTTCTCCCTTCTGAAGTTGAGGATATCCATAACACCGGTGAAGCCCCTGTCATGGTCTGGGATGATGTGAAAAGGCTTCTTGGTCATAAACTAAATGCATCCAGTCTAGAGACTGTACTGAG TGAGTTTACCAGCAGCAGCCACCAGGCTGGTTCTCCTGGTGATGAAGATCTGGGAAACAAGGTGCTCAAGAAGTTTAAGGAGTACGGCATGAATACCTGGACTAATGAGCACTTTGTCAAGGTTCAGGATCCCCCAGCTTCTGGATACAACAGAATAGTTTTCAAGAACGGCTCAGAGGAGCGTCCGAGGGGATTCTTGTCCTACAGTGCCAATGGAACTGTAACG GGTGCAGTGCTGTATGCCCGTTATGGGCAGGAAAATGACTTCAGACAGCTGAAGAACATGAGCATCAACATGAATGGCAGAGTCATGCTGGTCAGAGCTGGAAGGATCAGCTTTGCTGAGAAG GTGGCCAATGCAGCCAAAATGAACGCCTCTGCCGTGCTGATCTACCCAGACCCCACTGATTACTCCATTGGAGAGGACACTCCACTCTTTGGACAT GTCCACATGGGTTCTGGGGATCCATACACCCCAGGCTTCCCCTCTTTCAACCAAACTCAGTTTCCATCTGTACAGTCTTCAGGCCTGCCAAATATCTTGGCTCAGACTATCACAACAGGTATGGGAACCAAAATTCTGAG GCAGCTCAAGGGTAGCTCTCTGCCAAATGGTTGGGAGGACACCAACAGACTCGGAGACGAGAGCGACGTTATTACCGTGGAAGTCAACAACGTTCTTACtgagaaaagaataaataatgtCTTTGGAGTCATTAAAGGCTTTGTGGATGCAG ATCAATACGTGGTCATTGGTGCCCAGAGGGATGCGTGGGGCCCGGGTTTTGCAGCATCCACCGTCGGCACCAGCGTGCTTGTTGAGTTGGCACGTTCCATCTCTGACATGGTGAAGAACG ATGGATTCAAGCCGAGGAGGAGCATCGTGTTTGCGAGCTGGAGTGCTGGAGAATATGGAAGTGTTGGTGCCACCGAGTGGTTGGAG GGTTATTTGTCCTCTCTGAGCATGAAAGCCTTCACCTACATCGACCTGGATGGCATTGTGACAG ctcgGAACGGATTTAAAGTGGCAGCCAGTCCTTTGCTGAACAACCTGATCCAAAATACTCTGAACGAG GTGATGTACGACAAGGACAAGTCTCTTTATTCTCAATTTGAAAAGGGTAACTGGGAGTCTAGCAT CATGGAGCCTCTGAGGTTGGACAGTGCTGCGTATCCTTTCCTCGCCTTTTCCGGCATTCCCTCAGTCGCTTTCAGATTCCACTCTGGTTATTCA GACTACTCGTACTTTGGCACAATGCTGGATACCCGAGAGAACCTGAACTCTGTCACAGCCAGCCAGGTTCCTCAGCTGGCTGTGAAAGCAGGCCAGTTTGCAGGTCACATAGCGCTGAGGCTGGTCCATGACCATCTGCTGCAGATGGACCTGAAGAAGTACGACCAGCTCATACGTAGTCACGTGGTAAAGATTAATACGAAGGTCAAGGCTGTTCAGAGG ATGCAGCCCCAGCTGTTGCCCAAGGTCCTGACAGCGCAGTGGCTGATCATGGCCTCTGGCTCCTACAGCCTTGCCTCTAGAGGGCTGGCAGCCGACATCCAGAACAGCGACCTGGAGGACATCGAGATGTGTCGCATGATCAATGATCGCATCATGGCA ATGGAAAGGAACTTCCTGTCACCCTACATTTCACCCAGAGACAGTCCCTTCCGTCACATCGTGCTGGGCTCCGGCCCCCACACCCTCAAAGCTTTGTCCAGCCACCTCGATGCTCTGAAGACCAATGACCCCGAGGCCAAGGCCGAGCTGTTCCACAGTCAGTTTGCCCTGGCGACCTGGACCATTCAGAGCTGTGCCAACTCACTAGCAGGGGACATCTGGTCGCTGGATCAGGAAATCTAG